The Gemmatimonadota bacterium sequence CGAAAGGGCAGCGGTGCGCACTTCGAGTCGAAGCGTGCGCCCATCCTTGGTCAGGACGTAGTGCTCGCCGATCGACCCCTCGCTGGCCTGGGTGATTGCCGCGGGTTCCTCTCCGAACCGGACAGTGGCACCGCGAAACAGGGCCCCAAGGGTCTTTTCCCTCAGCTCCTCGAGGTCGTACCCCGTGAGAGCCAGGGCCGCGGGGTTGCCTTCATGCACGCGCCCCTCCCGGTCCGCGATAAATACGGCGTCGCCGATCGCGTAGAAGAGGCGGCGGAGCTGCTCCTCGCTCCGGTGCAGGGTCGCCTCGGCGCGTCTCCGTCGCCACCGCTCACCCGCGCGCTCGAGGGTATGGATAAGAACCGGAGGATCCACCGGCTTCGTGAGGTAGTCGAAGCCCCTCTCCCGTATCGCGCGGACGGCGGATTCCAGTGACGCATTCCCCGTGAGAATCACAACTTCCGTGAAGGGCGACACACTGCGAAGGCGGGGGACGAGCTCGATTCCGTCCATGTCGGGAAGGAAGAGATCCACGAGGGCGATGGCGGGCGGTTCGGGAAGGGAGCGGGCGGCCTCTTCGGCCGCCTTTCCGGTGCTGGCTGTCGCCGTCGTGAAGCCGCGGAGCTCGAGTACGTCCGCGAGCGTCCTCAGCATTTGGGCGTCGTCGTCCACCAAGAGGACCCTGAGCGCATCAAGCATTGCTCACTTCCTCGAGCATGGCGAGCAGTGCCTCCGGGCGGAAGGGCTTGTAAAGGGCGGCGTTCACCAGCTGCCGGGGGAGCGCCTCCAGCGTCGCGTCGAGTTGCACCGGATGCCCGCTGTAAAGGATGATCGCAACCTCAGGGCTCACCTCGCGGATGGCGAGGATCGAATCGCGCGCCTGGCCGGACTCCAGGATGAGGTCCAGGAGGACGACCCGCGGAGACGCCTCGCGGATTCGGTCCATCGCTTCGCCCACGGAGCCGGCCGTGAGCGTCCCGTACCCGTGCTCGGCCAGGACCGAGGAGAGGGTGGTGAGGAACGCCGGGTCGTCGTCCACGATCAGAACGGGCCCCCGCTCCGCCACCGTGTCCTGCAGGATTCCGAGAAGGCGCTCGAATTGCACGGGCTTTGGGAGGACGGCGAGGCTCCCCCGCCGTTCCGCC is a genomic window containing:
- a CDS encoding response regulator, with amino-acid sequence MNRRLLVVDDEPQSVRTLCDILGLHGWECLGALSGEDALDTLSRQDFDAVLMDIRMPGMNGVETLVAMRERAPDLHIILMTAYSASSLVEEAERRGSLAVLPKPVQFERLLGILQDTVAERGPVLIVDDDPAFLTTLSSVLAEHGYGTLTAGSVGEAMDRIREASPRVVLLDLILESGQARDSILAIREVSPEVAIILYSGHPVQLDATLEALPRQLVNAALYKPFRPEALLAMLEEVSNA